In Amblyraja radiata isolate CabotCenter1 chromosome 38, sAmbRad1.1.pri, whole genome shotgun sequence, a genomic segment contains:
- the LOC116966962 gene encoding uncharacterized protein LOC116966962 — protein MLPLARASTILLLCGLVHNAPPPLGMSQTTLNHSYTPSPWRLEIQASLGPGQGSSEPSDGSNTTVSPTVTGSEGGERHSGPAGETATAGAEVTDTSRTEALTTEPWAGTDPTSTVVTTALSGLTSTRAVETHGHASSQMDTSGAGNNSSAILVSKAERQHLKADKGASQSGTLGVFIGLAVVLTLVLGLVYLIYSKTHKDDPFSHQRLYTTDPVLSLDVSVEPADRFYGGLGPALVTDGQGAPHRPTHGALAVPDPPSKAEIQLKPISESSVKLYL, from the exons ATGCTTCCTTTGGCCAGAGCCTCCACCATTTTACTGCTATGTGGCCTTGTCCACAAcgccccacccccactgggcatGTCCCAGACCACCCTCAACCACAGCTACACGCCATCACCATGGCGACTGGAGATACAGGCTTCGTTAGGCCCTGGTCAGGGCAGCTCTGAGCCCAGTGACGGCTCCAACACCACAGTCTCCCCCACCGTGACCGGGAGCGAGGGAGGGGAGAGACACAGCGGTCCGGCGGGGGAAACGGCAACGGCGGGCGCGGAGGTGACTGACACCTCGCGGACGGAGGCACTGACCACCGAGCCCTGGGCCGGCACGGACCCGACCTCGACCGTGGTCACCACCGCCCTCTCTGGCCTCACATCCACACGGGCAGTGGAGACGCACGGCCACGCCTCATCCCAGATGGACACGTCCGGAGCAGGAAACAACAGCTCGGCAATCCTGGTCAGCAAAGCAG AGCGGCAACACTTGAAGGCGGACAAGGGGGCATCACAAAGCGGCACCCTGGGGGTGTTCATCGGTCTGGCCGTGGTCCTGACCCTGGTGCTGGGCCTGGTCTACCTCATCTACAGCAAGACCCACAAAGATGACCCTTTCTCCCACCAGCGCCTCTACACTACTGACCCAG TGCTCAGCCTGGATGTGTCGGTGGAACCAGCCGATCGATTCTACGGTGGTCTGGGCCCTGCGCTGGTCACTGATGGGCAGGGAGCCCCCCACAGACCGACACACGGGGCCCTGGCTGTCCCTGACCCCCCCTCTAAAGCCGAGATCCAGCTGAAGCCAATATCGGAGAGCTCCGTGAAACTCTACCTCTGA